In Thunnus albacares chromosome 10, fThuAlb1.1, whole genome shotgun sequence, a single window of DNA contains:
- the sash3 gene encoding SAM and SH3 domain-containing protein 3: MLRRRPSNASEKEQVQKKKLTLQRSSSFKDFMKHKPTSPVVADKEFSLEDTVPEGVTAEEAVKSGSKLGKKWRNVISRTMTRKTSKMVQKALAEEGGESGEELSPVSGDWHPDLTAGQRTSVCSTGSEDTMPSPVTRQLSGSSDRQSLDSGYCQRDSMRLEENGLSYTGPFCGRAMVHTDFTPSPYDVESLKLQKGDIIHIIEKPPVGTWTGKLNNKVGSFKFIYVNLLPNESPPARRKRNSSNARRAKSKPKTLEEVLDSICLTELSSLLSMHGFQSLEDFAGLKESHLNELNITDPEQRSKILNATELLRDSEDESEPEEGDRSVEDAKEPRDSGCFESSENLEPKTEEDEVSEETNKESNKQEEESEQQGENQTEQLEVVQEQLEELTVDEGS; encoded by the exons atgttgAGGCGAAGGCCTTCAAATGCCTCGGAGAAGGAGCaggtgcagaagaagaag CTCACGCTGCAGAGGTCCAGCAGCTTCAAGGATTTCATGAAGCACAAACCCACCTCTCCTGTCGTGGCGGATAAGGAGTTCTCCTTGGAGGACACT GTGCCAGAAGGTGTAACAGCAGAGGAAGCAGTGAAAAGTGGCAGCAAACTGGGCAAGAAATGGCGCAACGTCATCTCACGTACAATGACCCGCAAAACATCCAAGATGGTGCAGAAGGCTCTGGCTGAAGAAGGG GGGGAGAGCGGTGAGGAGCTGTCCCCCGTCTCCGGTGACTGGCACCCGGACCTGACTGCAGGACAAAGGACGTCTGTGTGCTCCACAGGGTCCGAGGACACCATGCCCAGCCCAGTCACCCGCCAGCTCTCCGGCA GTAGTGACAGACAGAGCTTGGACAGCGGATACTGCCAGAGGGACAGCATGAGACTGGAGGAGAACGGCCTTTCTTACACCGGACCCTTCTGTGGCCGCGCTATGGTCCACACCGACTTCACTCCCAGCCCTTATGATGTGGAGTCGCTGAAACTCCAA AAAGGTGACATCATCCACATCATCGAGAAGCCCCCCGTGGGGACGTGGACAGGGAAGCTCAACAACAAGGTGGGCTCCTTTAAGTTCATCTACGTCAACCTCCTGCCTAACGAGAGCCCCCCAGCCAGGCGGAAACGCAACAGCAGCAACGCCCGCAGAGCCAAATCCAAACCCAAAACCCTGGAGGAGGTCTTGGACAGCATCTGTCTGACG GAGCTGAGTTCTTTGCTGTCCATGCACGGTTTCCAGAGCCTGGAGGACTTTGCAGGCTTGAAGGAGTCTCACCTCAATGAGCTGAACATCACCGACCCAGAGCAGCGCTCCAAGATCCTGAACGCCACTGAACTGCTCAGAGACT CGGAAGATGAATCTGAGCCAGAAGAGGGGGACAGATCTGTGGAGGACGCCAAGGAGCCGAGAGATTCGGGCTGTTTTGAGAGCTCAGAGAACCTGGAGCcaaagacagaggaggacgaGGTGTCAGAGGAGACAAACAAAGAGTCCAATAAACAAGAGGAAGAGTCGGAGCAGCAGGGCGAGAACCAGACAGAGCAGCTGGAGGTTGTGCAGGAGCAACTGGAGGAGCTGACAGTGGACGAAGGGTCTTGa
- the xpnpep2 gene encoding xaa-Pro aminopeptidase 2, whose translation MPFYGWLLALSLAALTGNTIPAVAYESTERNCSLSPPYLPSTAVNTTLRLQELREQMVSLNIFAYIIPGTDAHLSEYIAPRDARMAFMTGFTGSAGTAVVTQTKAALWTDSRYWVQAERQMDCNWELEKDVSISSVAEWLISEVPSGGKIGFDPFLFSLKKQEEYSINLESSNRSMMSIPNNLVDKVWKERPPIPPEKLTRLPDRVIQRSWQMKVEHIRHQMRDNPYGPTALLLSALDETAWLFNLRGNDIPYNPFFYSYTLLTMEEIWLFLHVDRVTEELKVYLNSSCNGSLCVKLQSYDSVRDVLQKYVAKPGVKVWVGTEYTNYALYEVITPQEKLMTTSYSPVLTAKAVKDETEQQILRDAHIRDAVAVVQLLMWLEKAVPEGKETELTAAAYVDKCRSKQKDSRGPSFETISASGPNAALAHYSPSKDTSRRLTVDEMYLVDSGGQYLDGTTDITRTVHWGTPTAMQKEAFTRVLMGNIEISRTIFPSGTRGVNMEMLGRRALWEVGLNYGHGTGHGVGNYFGVHEWPVGFQGNNIPFRAGMFTSIEPGYYKENDFGIRIEDVAVIVPARTKYGNNYLTFDTVSLVPYDRKLIDTSLLSSVQLQWLNTYYETIRRLLGPELDKQELHTEKEWMLLNTEPFTETESSASVCSSSLTLMALAVALLHNIV comes from the exons ATGCCTTTCTATGGCTGGCTGTTGGCTCTATCTCTGGCAGCACTAACAG GAAACACCATCCCTGCTGTTGCATATGAGTCGACTGAGAGGAACTGCTCTCTGTCCCCGCCG taccTCCCCAGCACAGCAGTAAATACCACTCTTCGGCTGCAGGAGTTACGAGAGCAAATGGTTTCCTTGAATATCTTTGCCTACATTATCCCTGGCACCGACGCTCACCTG agTGAGTATATTGCACCACGTGATGCCAGGATGGCCTTCATGACCGGCTTTACAGGCTCCGCAG GCACTGCCGTAGTTACTCAGACCAAGGCCGCGCTGTGGACAGACAGCCGTTACTGGGTTCAagctgagagacagatggacTGCAACTGGGAACTGGAAAAAGATG TGTCCATCAGCAGCGTGGCAGAGTGGCTCATCTCTGAGGTCCCATCGGGTGGCAAGATCGGCTTTGAtcccttcctcttctccctca AAAAGCAGGAGGAGTACAGCATCAATCTGGAGTCAAGCAACCGCAGCATGATGTCCATTCCTAATAACCTGGTTGACAAAGTGTGGAAGGAAAGGCCACCCATCCCACCTGAAAAACTCACGCGCCTGCCAGACAGAGTCATAC aaAGGTCCTGGCAGATGAAAGTGGAACACATACGGCATCAGATGAGGGACAATCCTTATGGGCCCACAGCTCTTCTGCTGTCAGCGCTCGATGAAACAGCCT ggCTGTTTAATCTGCGCGGCAACGACATCCCATACAATCCCTTCTTCTACTCCTACACACTGCTGACAATGGAGGAGATCTG GCTCTTTTTACACGTGGACAGAGTGACGGAGGAATTGAAGGTGTACCTGAATTCCTCCTGTAATGGATCCCTCTGCGTGAAGCTACAAAGCTACGACTCTGTCCGAGATGTCCTCCAGAAATACGTGGCCAAGCCGGGGGTCAAAGTGTGGGTCGGTACAGAGTACACAAACTACGCACTTTATGAGGTTATCACACCACAG GAGAAACTAATGACAACCTCCTATTCTCCTGTGCTGACGGCTAAAGCTGTGAAAGATGAGACTGAGCAGCAAATCTTGAGGGATGCTCAC ATAAGAGATGCAGTCGCGGTCGTCCAGCTGCTGATGTGGCTGGAGAAGGCTGTGCCCGAGGGGAAGGAGACTGAGCTGACTGCTGCAGCATATGTCGATAAATGTCGCAG CAAACAGAAGGACAGCAGAGGCCCAAGCTTCGAGACGATCTCTGCAAGCGGACCCAATGCTGCACTTGCCCATTACAG CCCATCAAAAGACACTAGCAGGAGGTTGACAGTTGATGAGATGTACCTGGTGGACTCTGGTGGCCAGTATCT AGACGGGACCACTGACATCACTCGGACAGTTCACTGGGGAACCCCGACAGCAATGCAAAAG GAGGCCTTCACTCGAGTGCTCATGGGAAACATTGAGATATCTCGAACCATATTTCCTTCAGGAACAAGAG GTGTCAACATGGAGATGCTCGGCCGTCGGGCGCTGTGGGAGGTCGGCCTGAACTACGGCCACGGCACAGGACACGGTGTTGGAAACTACTTTGGAGTTCATGAGT GGCCAGTTGGCTTTCAAGGCAACAACATTCCCTTCAGAGCAGGCATGTTTACATCTATAG AACCTGGATATTACAAGGAGAATGACTTTGGGATCCGGATTGAAGACGTTGCAGTGATTGTACCCGCCCGAACAAAG TATGGTAATAACTACTTGACCTTTGACACTGTGTCGCTGGTTCCATATGACAGAAAACTGATTGACACCTCTCTTCTTAGCTCAGTACAG ctGCAATGGCTGAATACATACTACGAGACGATCCGAAGGCTGTTGGGTCCTGAGCTGGACAAACAGGAACTACACACGGAGAAGGAGTGGATGCTCCTAAACACAGAGCCCTTCACAGAGACTGAATCCTCTGCGTCTGTCTGTTCCTCCTCTCTGACCCTCATGGCTCTTGCCGTCGCTCTCCTCCACAACATCGTCTGA